A single region of the Streptomyces caelestis genome encodes:
- a CDS encoding DUF7455 domain-containing protein, with protein sequence MTTVLTPASQLTAADRCDRCGAQAYLRVVLLSGGELLFCAHHGRKFEPELKKIAAEIQDESERLTSAPATASEEDR encoded by the coding sequence GTGACTACTGTTCTGACCCCTGCGAGCCAGTTGACGGCCGCTGATCGCTGCGACCGCTGCGGCGCCCAGGCGTACCTGCGCGTCGTCCTGCTCAGCGGCGGAGAACTGCTCTTCTGCGCCCACCACGGGCGCAAGTTCGAGCCGGAACTCAAGAAGATCGCCGCTGAGATACAGGACGAATCGGAGCGGCTGACGTCCGCTCCCGCGACTGCCTCCGAGGAAGATCGCTGA
- a CDS encoding S1 family peptidase, producing the protein MRRCFARALARPLAVAAVVFALSVSSSAPVAADRVVVGGFPVDASESPWVVALSSRDRFGGARAGQFCGGVAVGRSTVLTAAHCMDEEALGGPPERVRDLRVIAGRTDLLSDRGGREVAVRDTWVNPAYDGVSNAGDFAVLTLAEPLPAESVIGMAAGGDPAYAVGQAATVYGWGDISGAGDYANSLRAARVRVLPDTLCEEAYPGGAYGVYDARSMLCAGEAKGGRDACQGDSGGPLVAQGRLIGLVSWGIGCGRAGSPGVYVRVSDIMRALGWART; encoded by the coding sequence ATGCGTCGTTGCTTTGCCCGGGCCCTGGCCCGGCCGCTGGCCGTGGCGGCCGTCGTATTCGCCCTGTCAGTGAGCTCCAGTGCCCCTGTGGCCGCCGACAGGGTCGTCGTAGGGGGATTCCCCGTCGACGCGTCGGAGAGCCCGTGGGTGGTGGCCCTGTCCAGTCGTGACCGGTTCGGGGGTGCGCGCGCGGGGCAGTTCTGTGGCGGCGTGGCGGTCGGCCGCAGCACCGTGCTCACCGCGGCCCACTGCATGGACGAGGAGGCCCTGGGCGGGCCACCGGAGCGCGTACGCGACCTCAGGGTCATAGCGGGGCGCACGGACCTGCTCTCGGACCGCGGTGGCCGGGAGGTCGCCGTGCGAGACACCTGGGTGAACCCGGCCTACGACGGTGTCAGCAACGCCGGGGACTTCGCCGTCCTCACCCTGGCCGAGCCTCTCCCCGCCGAGTCGGTCATCGGCATGGCGGCCGGCGGTGACCCCGCGTATGCCGTGGGCCAGGCCGCGACGGTGTACGGATGGGGCGACATCTCGGGCGCCGGGGACTACGCGAACAGTCTGCGGGCCGCACGCGTGCGTGTGCTCCCGGACACTCTCTGCGAGGAGGCGTATCCGGGTGGTGCGTACGGCGTCTACGACGCCAGGAGCATGCTGTGCGCCGGGGAAGCGAAGGGGGGCCGAGATGCCTGCCAGGGCGACAGCGGGGGGCCGCTGGTGGCCCAGGGTCGGTTGATCGGGCTCGTGTCCTGGGGGATCGGCTGTGGTCGGGCCGGCAGCCCCGGTGTGTACGTGCGTGTGTCCGACATCATGCGCGCCCTCGGCTGGGCACGGACGTGA
- a CDS encoding sucrase ferredoxin, whose protein sequence is MSTCSSVSRDSDEPVSGTAATATTWLLLEQPGPWGAKALTSSHLDPALGRALEAAAKDTGVRIVLIRRPGRHADRRMPATRRVYAAHIVPGNVWLHGATTSDPGQLLDLDFAALGRGEHRSFDAVLGGRPHDGDPLALVCTNGKRDRCCALLGRPLAAELATSGVEGVWEVTHLGGHRFSPTVLVLPYGYAYGRAEAHTLKEVLHGAREGRIVVEGCRGSSAWERPGQAAELAVRTETGEYAAQALSVVRTAGAAPRWEVTVAHADGRRWQVEVAQGAALPPRPESCGAAVLGSPARMDVVAVREVRVTTALAS, encoded by the coding sequence GTGAGTACGTGCTCAAGCGTCTCCCGGGACTCCGACGAGCCCGTTTCGGGAACCGCGGCCACCGCGACGACCTGGCTGTTGCTGGAACAGCCCGGTCCATGGGGTGCCAAGGCGCTCACTTCGAGCCACCTGGACCCCGCGCTGGGCCGTGCCCTGGAGGCGGCCGCGAAGGACACAGGCGTACGGATCGTCCTCATCCGCCGCCCCGGACGTCACGCGGACCGCAGGATGCCCGCCACCCGCCGGGTGTACGCGGCCCACATCGTTCCGGGGAACGTGTGGCTGCACGGCGCCACGACCTCGGATCCCGGGCAGCTCCTCGATCTCGACTTCGCCGCACTCGGCCGGGGCGAGCACCGCTCCTTCGACGCGGTGCTCGGCGGACGGCCCCACGACGGTGATCCGCTCGCCCTCGTCTGCACCAACGGCAAGCGCGACCGCTGCTGCGCCCTTCTCGGCCGGCCTCTCGCGGCCGAACTCGCCACGTCCGGCGTCGAGGGCGTCTGGGAGGTCACCCATCTGGGTGGTCACCGCTTCTCGCCGACGGTGCTCGTGCTGCCGTACGGATACGCGTACGGCCGGGCCGAGGCGCACACCCTCAAGGAGGTCCTGCACGGCGCGCGGGAGGGGCGGATCGTCGTGGAGGGGTGCCGGGGCAGTTCGGCCTGGGAACGGCCCGGTCAGGCGGCCGAGCTGGCCGTGCGCACCGAGACCGGTGAGTACGCCGCGCAGGCGCTGAGCGTCGTACGGACGGCCGGCGCCGCCCCGCGCTGGGAGGTGACCGTCGCCCACGCCGACGGGCGCCGCTGGCAGGTCGAGGTGGCCCAGGGCGCGGCCCTGCCACCCCGGCCGGAGAGCTGTGGTGCGGCTGTCCTCGGTTCGCCCGCGCGGATGGACGTGGTGGCGGTGCGCGAGGTGAGGGTGACGACGGCGCTGGCAAGCTGA
- a CDS encoding DUF485 domain-containing protein has product MQPSKGRPGSDGAGQESPVERLDGADPGPAEEAGHLRYDDPWYDALASDWGEPAGAGVPAPAVVPSARGEHRTGAAAADVYLEVQRSAAFQEVRRRYRRFVVPAFVAFFAWYVGYVVAATTAPELMARPVAGAVNVALVAGLGQFLTTFLFTWAYARHARLRRDRAALELRWHTQELTRGVNGGVS; this is encoded by the coding sequence ATGCAACCAAGCAAGGGCCGTCCCGGTAGCGATGGGGCCGGTCAGGAAAGTCCGGTCGAGCGACTCGATGGTGCCGACCCGGGCCCGGCGGAAGAGGCCGGACACCTCAGGTACGACGATCCGTGGTACGACGCCCTTGCCTCCGACTGGGGCGAGCCGGCCGGTGCCGGGGTGCCGGCTCCGGCCGTGGTTCCGTCGGCACGCGGGGAGCACCGGACCGGGGCCGCGGCGGCCGATGTGTACCTGGAGGTGCAGCGCAGCGCGGCGTTTCAGGAGGTGCGGCGGCGGTACCGGAGGTTCGTGGTACCGGCCTTTGTAGCGTTCTTCGCCTGGTACGTGGGCTACGTCGTCGCTGCCACGACCGCGCCGGAGCTGATGGCGCGGCCCGTGGCGGGAGCGGTGAACGTGGCGCTGGTGGCGGGGCTCGGGCAGTTCCTGACCACGTTCCTGTTCACCTGGGCCTACGCGCGGCACGCGCGGCTGCGCAGGGACCGGGCGGCGCTCGAACTGCGCTGGCACACACAGGAGCTGACGCGCGGTGTGAACGGCGGTGTCTCGTGA
- a CDS encoding RNA polymerase sigma factor: MSASTSRTLPPEIAESVSVMALIERGKAEGQIAGDDVRRAFEADQIPATQWKNVLRSLNQILEEEGVTLMVSAAEPKRTRKSVAAKSPAKRTATKTVAAKAVTTRKATATATPAAPAAEPGVEEEAPAKKAAAKKTTAKKAAAKKAPAKKTAAKKTSAKKDDVELLEEEVLEEAAPGKAGEEPEATENAGFVLSDDDEDDAPAQQVAAAGATADPVKDYLKQIGKVPLLNAEQEVELAKRIEAGLFAEDKLGNADKLAPKLKRELEIIAEDGRRAKNHLLEANLRLVVSLAKRYTGRGMLFLDLIQEGNLGLIRAVEKFDYTKGYKFSTYATWWIRQAITRAMADQARTIRIPVHMVEVINKLARVQRQMLQDLGREPTPEELAKELDMTPEKVIEVQKYGREPISLHTPLGEDGDSEFGDLIEDSEAVVPADAVSFTLLQEQLHSVLDTLSEREAGVVSMRFGLTDGQPKTLDEIGKVYGVTRERIRQIESKTMSKLRHPSRSQVLRDYLD, encoded by the coding sequence GTGTCGGCCAGCACATCCCGTACGCTCCCGCCGGAGATCGCCGAGTCCGTCTCTGTCATGGCTCTGATTGAGCGGGGAAAGGCTGAGGGGCAGATCGCCGGCGATGACGTGCGTCGGGCCTTCGAAGCTGACCAGATTCCGGCCACTCAGTGGAAGAACGTACTGCGCAGCCTCAACCAGATCCTCGAGGAAGAGGGTGTGACGCTGATGGTCAGTGCCGCAGAGCCCAAGCGCACCCGAAAGAGCGTCGCAGCGAAGAGTCCCGCCAAGCGCACCGCCACCAAGACGGTCGCGGCCAAGGCGGTGACCACCAGGAAGGCCACCGCCACCGCCACGCCTGCGGCACCCGCCGCCGAGCCCGGCGTCGAGGAGGAGGCCCCCGCCAAGAAGGCGGCCGCCAAGAAGACGACCGCCAAGAAGGCGGCCGCGAAGAAGGCGCCTGCCAAGAAGACCGCGGCGAAGAAGACCAGCGCCAAGAAGGACGACGTCGAGCTTCTCGAAGAGGAGGTTCTCGAGGAGGCCGCTCCCGGCAAGGCCGGCGAGGAGCCCGAGGCCACGGAGAACGCCGGCTTCGTGCTGTCCGACGATGACGAGGACGACGCGCCCGCCCAGCAGGTCGCCGCCGCCGGTGCCACCGCCGACCCGGTCAAGGACTACCTCAAGCAGATCGGCAAGGTCCCCCTGCTCAACGCCGAGCAGGAGGTCGAGCTCGCCAAGCGCATCGAGGCCGGTCTGTTCGCCGAGGACAAGCTGGGCAACGCCGACAAGCTCGCCCCGAAGCTCAAGCGCGAGCTGGAGATCATCGCCGAGGACGGCCGCCGCGCCAAGAACCACCTCCTGGAGGCCAACCTCCGCCTGGTGGTCTCCCTGGCCAAGCGCTACACCGGCCGCGGCATGCTCTTCCTGGACCTCATCCAGGAGGGCAACCTCGGTCTGATCCGCGCGGTCGAGAAGTTCGACTACACCAAGGGCTACAAGTTCTCCACGTACGCCACCTGGTGGATCCGTCAGGCGATCACCCGCGCCATGGCCGACCAGGCCCGCACCATCCGCATCCCGGTGCACATGGTCGAGGTCATCAACAAGCTCGCGCGCGTGCAGCGCCAGATGCTCCAGGACCTGGGCCGCGAGCCCACCCCGGAGGAGCTGGCCAAGGAGCTCGACATGACCCCGGAGAAGGTCATCGAGGTCCAGAAGTACGGCCGTGAGCCGATCTCGCTGCACACCCCGCTCGGCGAGGACGGCGACAGCGAGTTCGGTGACCTCATCGAGGACTCCGAGGCGGTCGTCCCGGCCGACGCGGTCAGCTTCACGCTCCTGCAGGAGCAGCTGCACTCCGTCCTGGACACCCTGTCCGAGCGCGAGGCGGGCGTCGTCTCGATGCGCTTCGGTCTCACCGACGGTCAGCCGAAGACCCTCGACGAGATCGGCAAGGTGTACGGCGTCACGCGTGAGCGGATCCGCCAGATCGAGTCCAAGACCATGTCGAAGCTGCGCCACCCGTCCCGTTCGCAGGTGCTGCGCGACTACCTCGACTAG
- a CDS encoding solute symporter family protein, translating into MTGEHQTLALLLFSGFVAVTLAITTWVSRKRRGSAEEFYAGGRLFSPMENGFAIAGDYMSAASFLGVTGLIALFGYDGLLYVVGFLVAWLVVLFLVAELVRNCGRFTLADVVAARMRERPVRIAAGTSSVTVSVLYLVAQMVGAGSLVALLLGGTSEAARAWTVIGVGALMVIYVSVGGMRATTWIQIVKAVLLLGGTIALTVLVLVRFHGDLDRLLLTAAERSGHGEAFLAPGLRYGGDWTARFDFISLGLALVLGTAGLPHILSRFYTVPTARAARRSVVWAVGLIGGFYLMTIVLGFGAAAIVGPDAVRGSNAAGNTAVPLLALDLGGGAGSTGGTVLFAIVAAVAFATILAVVAGITLASSASVAHDLYASLRRRGGKPRSEVAVARVAAVSVGVVAIALGLLARDLNVAFLVGLAFAVAASANLPVLLYSLFWPGFTTRGAVWAVYGGLVPAVVLVVLSPVVSGGPDSLFPNVDLQYFPLQNPGLVSIPLGFLAGWLGTVTSAEIPDEAKHAETEVRSLTGVGAA; encoded by the coding sequence GTGACGGGAGAACACCAGACGCTGGCGCTGCTGCTGTTCAGCGGGTTCGTCGCGGTCACGCTGGCGATCACGACATGGGTGAGCCGCAAACGGCGTGGTTCGGCGGAGGAGTTCTACGCGGGTGGGCGGCTCTTCTCACCCATGGAGAATGGTTTTGCCATCGCGGGTGACTACATGTCGGCCGCCTCCTTCCTGGGGGTCACCGGACTCATCGCGCTGTTCGGCTACGACGGGCTGCTGTATGTCGTCGGCTTCCTCGTGGCCTGGCTGGTGGTGCTGTTCCTCGTGGCCGAACTGGTCCGCAACTGCGGCCGGTTCACGCTCGCGGACGTCGTGGCGGCGCGGATGAGGGAGCGGCCGGTACGGATCGCGGCGGGAACGTCCTCGGTCACCGTGTCCGTCCTGTATCTGGTGGCGCAGATGGTCGGCGCGGGCAGCCTGGTGGCGCTGCTGCTCGGGGGCACCAGTGAGGCGGCGCGGGCCTGGACCGTCATCGGGGTCGGCGCGCTCATGGTGATCTATGTGTCGGTGGGAGGGATGCGGGCGACGACGTGGATCCAGATCGTCAAGGCCGTCCTGTTGCTCGGCGGCACGATCGCGCTGACGGTGCTCGTCCTGGTGCGCTTCCACGGCGACCTGGACCGGCTGCTGCTCACGGCGGCCGAGCGCAGCGGTCACGGGGAGGCGTTCTTGGCGCCAGGGCTGAGGTACGGCGGGGACTGGACCGCCCGTTTCGACTTCATCAGTCTGGGGCTGGCGCTGGTGCTCGGAACGGCCGGGCTGCCGCACATCCTGTCCCGGTTCTACACCGTGCCCACCGCGCGCGCCGCACGCCGCTCGGTCGTCTGGGCGGTCGGGCTCATCGGCGGTTTCTACCTGATGACGATCGTGCTCGGATTCGGCGCGGCCGCCATCGTGGGGCCCGACGCGGTACGCGGGTCGAACGCGGCCGGGAACACGGCCGTTCCGCTGCTGGCGCTCGATCTGGGCGGCGGTGCCGGATCCACCGGTGGAACGGTTCTCTTCGCGATCGTCGCCGCGGTCGCCTTCGCCACGATCCTCGCCGTGGTCGCCGGGATCACACTCGCGTCCTCGGCGTCGGTGGCCCACGACCTGTACGCGTCCCTGAGGCGCCGGGGCGGCAAGCCCCGCAGCGAGGTGGCCGTGGCCCGTGTCGCCGCGGTCAGTGTCGGCGTGGTGGCGATCGCCCTCGGTCTGCTGGCGCGGGATCTCAACGTCGCGTTCCTGGTGGGCCTCGCCTTCGCCGTCGCCGCGTCGGCGAACCTTCCGGTGCTGCTCTACTCCCTGTTCTGGCCGGGCTTCACCACACGGGGTGCCGTGTGGGCCGTCTACGGCGGTCTGGTCCCGGCCGTGGTGCTCGTGGTGCTGTCCCCGGTGGTCTCCGGAGGCCCCGACTCGCTGTTCCCGAACGTCGACCTCCAGTACTTCCCGTTGCAGAACCCGGGCCTGGTCTCGATCCCGCTGGGCTTCCTGGCGGGCTGGCTGGGCACGGTCACGTCGGCGGAGATCCCGGACGAGGCCAAGCACGCGGAGACCGAGGTGCGGTCGCTGACCGGGGTGGGGGCCGCGTAA
- a CDS encoding sensor histidine kinase, translating into MSPTPPARRLRLGLPRRVFSQVLLMQVAIAAGVAVLATGLFLAPLSDQLDDQAMRRALAIAQTTAQQPGLAKEVRDTPPSPNGPVQKEAERIRKATQAEYIVVMDWRGVRWSHTDPKQIGGIVSTDPSQALAGKEVMEIDSGTLGRSARGKVPLRDSDGTVVGAVSVGIAYDSVRARLIHAIPGLLAYAGGALAVGALAAWLISRRVQRQTRDLAFSDIASLLSEREAMLHGIREGVVALDRTGRIRLVNDEAQRLLGIGDAVVGRSPDEALGAGRTADVLAGRVTGTDLLTVRGQRVLVANRMPTDDGGAVATLRDRTELEQLGRELDSTHGLIDALRAQDHEHANRMHTLLGLLELEMYDDAVEFVGEVVGDHRATAEQVTERIEDPLLAALLVGKATVAAERGVALWVSDRTRLPDRLIDPQGLVTVVGNLVDNALDAAAGTPHARVEVELRAEGRTAILRVRDTGPGIPPEHRELIFTEGWSTKKPPAHRERGIGLSLVRRLAERQGGSATVGEAHGGGAEFTVVLPEALAEPGPEPALSLPSAPQTAKEES; encoded by the coding sequence ATGAGCCCCACTCCCCCCGCACGCCGCCTGCGCCTCGGCCTGCCCCGGCGGGTGTTCTCGCAGGTGCTGCTGATGCAGGTGGCGATCGCCGCGGGAGTCGCGGTCCTCGCGACCGGGCTGTTCCTCGCGCCCCTGAGCGACCAGCTGGACGACCAGGCGATGCGCCGCGCGCTCGCCATCGCGCAGACCACCGCGCAGCAGCCGGGCCTCGCCAAGGAAGTGAGGGACACGCCTCCGTCACCGAACGGTCCGGTGCAGAAGGAGGCGGAGCGGATCCGGAAGGCCACCCAGGCCGAGTACATCGTGGTGATGGACTGGCGGGGCGTGCGCTGGTCGCACACCGACCCGAAGCAGATCGGCGGCATCGTCTCGACCGACCCCAGCCAGGCCCTGGCCGGCAAGGAGGTCATGGAGATCGACAGCGGCACCCTGGGCCGCTCCGCCCGCGGCAAGGTGCCGCTGCGTGACAGCGACGGCACGGTCGTCGGCGCCGTCTCGGTCGGCATCGCCTACGACAGCGTCCGGGCCCGGCTGATCCACGCGATCCCGGGCCTGCTCGCGTACGCCGGAGGCGCCCTGGCCGTCGGCGCGCTGGCCGCGTGGCTCATCTCCCGGCGGGTTCAGCGGCAAACCAGGGACCTGGCCTTCTCGGACATCGCGTCGCTCCTGTCGGAACGCGAGGCGATGCTGCACGGCATCCGGGAGGGCGTCGTCGCCCTGGACCGCACCGGGCGCATCCGCCTGGTCAACGACGAGGCGCAGCGCCTGCTGGGCATCGGGGACGCGGTGGTGGGCCGCTCCCCCGACGAGGCGCTCGGCGCGGGCCGCACGGCCGACGTGCTGGCCGGGCGCGTGACCGGCACGGACCTGCTCACCGTCCGCGGCCAGCGGGTGCTGGTCGCCAACCGAATGCCCACCGACGACGGCGGCGCCGTGGCCACCCTGCGCGACCGCACGGAGCTGGAGCAGCTGGGCCGCGAGCTCGACTCCACCCACGGCCTGATCGACGCCCTGCGCGCCCAGGACCACGAGCACGCCAACCGTATGCACACGCTCCTGGGACTGCTCGAACTGGAGATGTACGACGACGCCGTCGAGTTCGTCGGCGAGGTGGTCGGTGACCACCGGGCCACTGCGGAACAGGTCACCGAGCGGATCGAGGACCCGCTGCTCGCCGCCCTGTTGGTCGGCAAGGCGACCGTCGCGGCCGAGCGGGGCGTCGCACTGTGGGTCTCGGACCGGACCCGGCTGCCCGACCGGCTGATCGATCCCCAGGGGCTCGTCACCGTCGTCGGCAACCTGGTGGACAACGCCCTCGACGCCGCCGCGGGCACCCCGCACGCGCGCGTGGAGGTCGAACTGCGCGCCGAGGGTCGTACGGCGATCCTCCGGGTGCGCGACACGGGCCCGGGAATCCCGCCGGAGCACCGGGAGTTGATCTTCACCGAGGGATGGTCCACGAAGAAGCCGCCCGCGCACCGCGAGCGGGGCATCGGACTCTCCCTGGTGCGCAGGCTCGCCGAGCGGCAGGGGGGCAGCGCGACCGTCGGCGAGGCGCACGGCGGGGGCGCGGAGTTCACCGTCGTCCTGCCCGAGGCGCTGGCCGAGCCGGGCCCGGAACCGGCCCTGAGCCTGCCGTCAGCTCCGCAGACCGCCAAGGAGGAGTCGTGA
- a CDS encoding DNA gyrase/topoisomerase IV subunit B, translating to MTAETSVPSTALLAGADRDGSNYTARHLLVLEGLEAVRKRPGMYIGSTDSRGLMHCLWEIIDNSVDEALGGYCDHIEVILHDDGSVEVRDNGRGIPVDVEPKTGLSGVEVVMTKLHAGGKFGGGSYAASGGLHGVGASVVNALSARLDIEVDRGGHTHAISFRRGVPGAFAGNSPDAKFEAKSGLRKAKKIPKTRSGTRVRYWADRQIFLKDAKLSLENLHQRARQTAFLVPGLTIVVRDEYGLGEGGSKGEESFRFDGGISEFCEYLANDKPICDVLRLSGQGTFKETVPVLDDHGQMTPTEVTRELGVDVALRWGTGYDTTLKSFVNIIATPKGGTHVAGFEQAVAKTMNEVLRTKKLLRVAEDDIVKDDALEGLTAVVTVRLAEPQFEGQTKEVLGTSAARRIVNNVVTKELKAFLTSTKRDAAQQARVVLEKAVAAARTRIAARQHKDAQRRKTALESSSLPAKLADCRSDDVDRSELFIVEGDSALGTAKLARNSEFQALLPIRGKILNVQKSSVTDMLKNAECGAIIQVIGAGSGRTFDIDTARYGKIIMMTDADVDGSHIRTLLLTLFHRYMRPMVEAGRVFAAVPPLHRIEIVQPKKGQDKYVYTYSDRELRDKLMEFQSKGIRYKDSIQRYKGLGEMDADQLAETTMDPRHRTLRRINLSDLEAAEQVFDLLMGNDVAPRKEFISNSAATLDRSRIDA from the coding sequence GTGACCGCCGAGACGTCCGTGCCGTCCACAGCTCTGCTGGCAGGAGCAGACCGGGACGGATCCAACTACACCGCGCGGCACCTGCTCGTCCTCGAGGGGCTCGAGGCCGTGCGGAAGCGCCCCGGAATGTATATCGGGTCGACCGACAGCCGTGGCCTGATGCACTGCCTCTGGGAGATCATCGACAACTCCGTCGACGAAGCTCTCGGCGGCTACTGCGACCACATCGAGGTCATCCTCCATGACGACGGCTCGGTCGAGGTCCGGGACAACGGCCGGGGCATCCCGGTCGACGTCGAGCCCAAGACCGGCCTCTCCGGTGTCGAGGTCGTCATGACCAAGCTGCACGCCGGCGGCAAGTTCGGAGGCGGCTCGTACGCCGCCTCCGGCGGTCTGCACGGCGTCGGTGCCTCCGTGGTGAACGCCCTGTCCGCCCGTCTGGACATCGAGGTGGACCGCGGTGGACACACCCACGCGATCAGCTTCCGGCGCGGTGTCCCCGGCGCCTTCGCCGGGAACAGCCCGGACGCCAAGTTCGAGGCCAAGAGCGGCCTGCGCAAGGCCAAGAAGATCCCGAAGACCCGCTCCGGCACGCGCGTGCGGTACTGGGCCGACCGCCAGATCTTCCTCAAGGACGCCAAGCTCTCCCTGGAGAACCTGCACCAGCGCGCCCGCCAGACCGCGTTCCTGGTGCCCGGCCTGACCATCGTCGTGCGCGACGAGTACGGGCTCGGCGAGGGCGGCAGCAAGGGTGAGGAGTCCTTCCGCTTCGACGGCGGAATCAGCGAGTTCTGCGAGTACCTGGCGAACGACAAGCCGATCTGCGACGTCCTCCGCTTGTCCGGACAGGGCACCTTCAAGGAGACGGTCCCCGTCCTGGACGACCACGGCCAGATGACGCCCACCGAGGTCACCCGCGAACTCGGCGTCGACGTGGCGCTACGGTGGGGGACCGGCTACGACACGACGCTCAAGTCGTTCGTCAACATCATCGCCACCCCCAAGGGCGGTACGCACGTCGCCGGCTTCGAGCAGGCCGTCGCCAAGACGATGAACGAGGTGCTGCGCACCAAGAAGCTCCTGCGTGTCGCTGAGGACGACATCGTCAAGGACGACGCCCTGGAGGGCCTGACCGCGGTCGTCACCGTGCGTCTCGCCGAGCCGCAGTTCGAAGGCCAGACCAAGGAGGTCCTCGGCACTTCGGCGGCCCGCCGCATCGTGAACAACGTGGTCACCAAGGAACTCAAGGCGTTCCTGACGTCCACGAAGCGGGACGCCGCCCAGCAGGCCCGGGTCGTGCTGGAGAAGGCCGTCGCCGCGGCCCGGACGCGCATCGCCGCCCGGCAGCACAAGGACGCACAGCGTCGTAAGACGGCTCTGGAGTCCTCCTCGCTGCCGGCCAAGCTCGCCGACTGCCGCAGCGATGACGTCGACCGCAGCGAGCTGTTCATCGTCGAGGGCGACTCCGCGCTCGGTACGGCGAAGCTCGCCCGGAACTCCGAGTTCCAGGCGCTGCTGCCGATCCGGGGCAAGATCCTCAACGTCCAGAAGTCGTCCGTGACGGACATGCTCAAGAACGCCGAGTGCGGCGCGATCATCCAGGTCATAGGAGCCGGATCGGGTCGGACCTTCGACATCGACACGGCCCGCTACGGCAAGATCATCATGATGACCGACGCCGACGTCGACGGCTCGCACATCCGCACGCTGCTCCTGACCCTGTTCCACCGCTACATGCGGCCCATGGTCGAGGCCGGCCGGGTCTTCGCGGCGGTGCCGCCACTGCACCGCATCGAGATCGTCCAGCCGAAGAAGGGCCAGGACAAGTACGTCTACACGTACTCGGACCGGGAACTGCGCGACAAGCTCATGGAGTTCCAGAGCAAGGGCATCCGCTACAAGGACTCGATCCAGCGCTACAAGGGCCTCGGCGAGATGGACGCCGACCAGCTGGCCGAGACGACCATGGACCCGCGCCACCGCACACTGCGCCGGATCAACCTCTCCGACCTCGAGGCCGCGGAGCAGGTCTTCGATCTGCTGATGGGCAACGACGTCGCGCCGCGCAAGGAGTTCATCTCCAACTCGGCTGCGACGCTGGATCGGTCGCGGATCGATGCGTAG
- a CDS encoding response regulator, with amino-acid sequence MIEVLVVDDDTRVARVNAAYVEKVPGFHVAGEAHTAAEALSQLETLPRLDLVLMDHYLPDETGLAVVQEMRRRGHQADVIMVTAARDVTTVQAAMRHGALQYLVKPFAFAGLRAKLEAYAELRRTLDGGGEAEQAEVDRIFGALSAPSEPDLPKGHSPTTAELVRQSLMNADGPLSAQEIAERTGVSRQTAQRYLKLLERTGRARLTLKYGDAGRPEHRYVWATRA; translated from the coding sequence ATGATCGAGGTCCTGGTCGTGGACGACGACACCAGGGTCGCGCGGGTCAACGCCGCCTACGTCGAGAAGGTGCCGGGCTTCCATGTCGCCGGCGAGGCCCACACCGCCGCGGAGGCGCTGAGCCAGCTGGAGACACTGCCGCGGCTCGACCTGGTGCTCATGGACCACTACCTGCCCGACGAGACGGGGCTCGCGGTCGTCCAGGAGATGCGCCGACGCGGCCACCAGGCCGACGTGATCATGGTGACGGCGGCCCGGGATGTGACCACCGTGCAGGCGGCGATGCGGCACGGCGCGTTGCAGTACCTCGTCAAGCCGTTCGCCTTCGCCGGTCTGCGCGCCAAACTGGAGGCGTACGCGGAGCTGCGCCGCACCCTCGACGGTGGCGGGGAGGCGGAGCAGGCCGAGGTGGACCGCATCTTCGGGGCGCTGTCGGCTCCCTCCGAGCCGGACCTGCCCAAGGGGCACTCCCCCACCACCGCTGAGCTGGTCCGGCAGTCCCTGATGAACGCCGACGGGCCGCTGTCCGCCCAGGAGATCGCCGAGCGGACCGGGGTGAGCCGCCAGACCGCCCAGCGCTATCTGAAGCTCCTGGAGCGCACGGGACGGGCCAGGCTGACCCTCAAGTACGGCGACGCGGGCCGCCCGGAACACCGTTACGTGTGGGCGACTCGCGCCTAG